The following are from one region of the Sorghum bicolor cultivar BTx623 chromosome 2, Sorghum_bicolor_NCBIv3, whole genome shotgun sequence genome:
- the LOC110433169 gene encoding homeobox-leucine zipper protein ROC6-like, producing MNAELWVQSPRLHNRRINFLRYNKRVAEGQWAVMDVSVDGILGPSAGRRTTDATAVANNTTGCRLLPSGCLIEDMGKGNDYCKITWVVHAEYDETMVPTLFRPLLRSGKAFGAHRWLASLQSQYEYLTILHSSQVPRGDKDNTVAAISSMGKRGILELAKRMMAVFYSAVSGPVTQTSTSNLYEWPASAGTDARRTDDAAVRMVTWKKPGSVADLVLSASTTVWLPNTPPQLVFQYLCDGQRRGEWDVFANGTAVAELCSVATGPLHGNAVSVLYSNVTTDGTDSKKVLMLQQACTDASRSMVVYAPVEEDFMRAVMNGGDHASVFLMPSGFAVLPDGHGRVRDAPSSSSAPIGRDNHTAGSILTMACQALLPGLSSSDKHAADRAFDDVGNLLCHVLKKIKAAVKANIVTPA from the exons ATGAACGCAGAGCTGTGGGTGCAGTCGCCACGTCTGCACAACCGCAGAATCAACTTTCTGAGGTATAATAAGAGGGTGGCGGAGGGGCAGTGGGCTGTCATGGACGTGTCTGTCGACGGCATCCTTGGACCGTCAGCAGGTAGGCGCACCACTGATGCCACCGCCGTTGCAAACAACACAACAGGCTGCAGGCTACTGCCGTCCGGCTGCCTCATTGAGGACATGGGCAAGGGCAATGATTACTGCAAG ATCACATGGGTTGTCCACGCGGAGTATGACGAGACCATGGTGCCAACATTGTTTAGGCCACTGCTCCGCTCCGGGAAGGCTTTCGGCGCGCACCGCTGGCTCGCGTCGCTGCAGAGCCAGTACGAGTACCTTACTATTCTGCACTCCAGCCAGGTCCCAAGAGGTGACAAAGACAACACAG TAGCTGCCATTTCCTCAATGGGCAAGAGGGGGATCCTGGAGCTGGCAAAGAGAATGATGGCGGTTTTCTACTCTGCTGTCTCTGGTCCCGTCACTCAGACATCCACCAGCAACCTCTATGAGTGGCCTGCAAGCGCCGGCACAGACGCCAGGAGGACTGACGACGCAGCTGTGCGCATGGTGACCTGGAAGAAACCCGGCAGCGTGGCTGACCTGGTTCTGAGCGCCAGCACCACGGTGTGGCTGCCCAACACGCCGCCGCAGCTTGTGTTCCAGTACCTCTGTGATGGCCAGCGCCGCGGCGAGTGGGATGTTTTCGCCAATGGCACGGCGGTGGCTGAGCTCTGCTCTGTGGCCACGGGCCCTCTCCATGGCAATGCTGTCTCCGTGCTCtactccaat GTGACGACCGATGGAACCGACAGCAAGAAGGTGCTGATGTTGCAACAGGCGTGCACCGACGCGTCACGCTCCATGGTGGTCTACGCTCCCGTCGAAGAGGATTTCATGCGTGCGGTCATGAACGGCGGCGACCACGCCTCTGTCTTCCTCATGCCGTCTGGGTTCGCAGTCCTTCCGGACGGCCATGGCAGGGTTCGTGATGCTCCAAGCTCCTCCAGCGCTCCCATCGGCCGTGACAATCACACTGCTGGATCCATCCTCACTATGGCGTGTCAGGCGCTGTTGCCCGGCTTATCCTCGTCTGACAAGCATGCCGCTGACAGGGCCTTCGACGACGTTGGCAATCTGCTGTGTCATGTACTGAAGAAGATCAAGGCTGCTGTCAAGGCCAACATCGTCACCCCAGCTTGA
- the LOC8057925 gene encoding homeobox-leucine zipper protein ROC6, with protein MEKEGQQQVNAYTDKDTDYTDGEGYNNEDYTQETETAASKRQKRHTPEQIRELISAYQQNHHPDEPTRRALGEKIGLEAKQVQYWFQNQRSQMQAKAMEHNSKAAQRQNAALLAENASLRQAMLKRSCFTCGGATVPAELLAENHRLLMENARLRGDYMRATELLNQIVLQHSAAPGPAVQRPPAVVFRRPGAVVLPVDEGASKQADRDTRLRRHAEAAMDQFVMLATSGEPLWLPTPDGEALSYLGYQKKATLPMHHGGLIMEATRETGIVRAFVADLIVKLTDAKRWCEMFPDVVASVTTNGAITADASMFFLVIQLTL; from the exons ATGGAGAAGGAAGGGCAGCAGCAGGTCAATGCTTATACTGACAAGGACACTGATTACACTGATGGTGAAGGCTACAACAACGAGGACTACACTCAAGAGACTGAGACGGCGGCGTCCAAACGCCAAAAACGCCACACCCCAGAGCAGATCCGAGAACTCATAAG TGCATATCAACAGAATCACCATCCCGACGAGCCGACACGACGCGCGCTCGGGGAAAAGATCGGTTTAGAGGCAAAGCAGGTCCAATACTGGTTCCAAAACCAGCGCTCACAGATGCAG GCGAAGGCTATGGAGCATAACAGCAAGGCAGCTCAACGACAGAACGCTGCACTTTTGGCCGAAAATGCGTCGCTCCGTCAGGCCATGTTAAAAAGGTCCTGCTTCACCTGCGGCGGCGCGACGGTGCCCGCCGAGCTGCTGGCGGAGAACCACCGCCTGCTGATGGAAAACGCGAGGCTCCGGGGCGACTACATGCGCGCCACCGAGTTGCTCAACCAGATCGTCTTACAGCACTCGGCGGCGCCCGGCCCCGCCGTGCAGCGCCCACCAGCAGTCGTCTTCCGCCGCCCCGGCGCCGTGGTGCTGCCCGTCGACGAAGGGGCCAGCAAGCAGGCAGACCGCGACACTCGTCTCCGCAGGCACGCTGAGGCTGCCATGGACCAGTTCGTCATGCTCGCGACCAGTGGGGAGCCGCTGTGGCTGCCCACCCCTGATGGGGAGGCGCTCAGCTACCTGGGGTACCAAAAGAAAGCCACACTCCCGATGCACCACGGCGGACTCATCATGGAGGCTACCAGGGAGACTGGCATTGTCAGAGCCTTCGTCGCCGACCTCATCGTCAAGCTTACAGACGCG AAGCGCTGGTGTGAGATGTTCCCCGACGTCGTGGCGAGTGTGACCACCAATGGTGCCATCACCGCTG ATGCATCTATGTTCTTTTTGGTCATTCAACTAACATTGTGA